From Polynucleobacter sp. MWH-P3-07-1:
TTACATCAAAGATGTAGGCGGCACAGAAACCACCTTTTATGAATTAACTCCTATCTTGGCACTTCAACTTCAAGACTGGAGATTTACCATCAACCCAAGCGTTGATGTGACATTAAATAAAAATAGCTCAGCTACATTTTCGCCGTCAGCTAAAGTGGCTTATGAGCTAACGCATGCCGTTGATGTTGGTATGGAGTACTACGGAGATAACCTGCCTAATAAAAGTTTATACAACATCTCTCAACAGCCCCATACTGCCTATCTGGTCATGGATGCCAAACATGGCAAGTCATCGTTTAACTTTGGTATTGGTAAAGGTGTCACGGCTAATAGTGACAATTGGGTGATTAAACTCATAGCCTCACTGAGCTTTAATTAGTGATGTCGTTTTAAACGAGATTGACCAAGTCGTAAGAGCTATTTACAAGCCAGCTTTTCAACAGCCTTATGTTGAGACGCTCTTTGAGCCATTAACTCAAATCGTCCGCGAATACTATTTTTCATGAAATACTCAATCACGGCGGATGGAATGAATGAGTCGGGCTCTACTATTGCTTCATACTTAAAACTCGTATTGACCTTGTCTGAAGTCAATCTCCAGCTACCCTTATAAAACTTTGTGTCTCCACTGATTTGCTCAAACGTTAATAGTCGATTTGGTGTCTCGGTATATTCAACAGTAGATTTCATCTCAATAGGAAAAAATAAGACATTCTCTTCGATGACCCTATAAACCCGAACCTTATTGCCCGCCCTAGAGATTACTTTTGACTCGAGTATTCCGGGAATATTTTTTGCTCCCTCATATGCGGTGATGAAGGAGAAGGCATTACAGATGTCTATTGGAACAACGTAACTTGCTTGAATCTGAAAACGCCCCTCAATTGGACTTACGTTAACCTGAACATCATAAGGATTTGCGTTCTCTTGAGCATAGCCTTGAGATAGGAGCAAAGCCAGCGTTAGAGAAAAAATCCATTTCATTGGTGAATTTTAGGGACTTATTGAATTTGTCGTTTTAAACAACATCGACTACCGCAGGGATGGGAAATTGATTTGTCCTTTTAAAGGACATTTCTATATAGGGATATCCGGCTCTAATGGCATCTACGCCTGCCAAGCCCCAAAAGAAAATAGCCCAACAAGTGGGCTATTGAGATTCTTGTTGGCGGTGGCCCGGGGCGGAATCGACCAGGGCAGAGGATGCCTGACTCTAGTTCTAGAGAATTAGTTACCGCTTAATGCTTAAAAGCATCTCTAGTGTCTATTGTGGTTTTAAAGCCAGTTACAGAATCAATGCTTTCAATTAAAACTCTCAAAGGTATAAGTTTTGTATCTACTTTTATAGGTTGCTGATATTGAATGATTTGTGAGCTATCTATTCGGGGATCATTTTTTTGCTGAAGTAATTTGATACAACTCGGGGCCGCGGCTGAATACTTACTCGTACATTTAATTGCCAAAGCATCTTCGCTCATTCCCGCTTGGTCAAATGACCTTGCCGCCTCAAAAATCATACATTCGGTTGCCTCCCAAGAAGACCCCACACTAAAACCCAGTAGCACACCAGATGCCCCAACAGAGGAAGACCCCATACAAGGTGCTGTCGGAAAATTCGACGGAGCATAGGCAGTGGCTACAGGAATTTTTGGCGCAGAATAATTTGAGTTGATTGTGGTGTTTCCCGAAGTATTGCCACTAGAGGAAGAAGATCCAGTTATGGCCGAAGAAGTTCCACCTTGACCTCCTGAACCACCTAAAGCTGAGGAAGTTCCACCTTGACCTCCTGAGCCGCCTAGGCCGCCAGATCCACCAAGTCCACCTTGAGCATTATTGGACCCTCCAATTGCCTGATTGATTGGACTGCTGGTTGTCGTTACAGCTCCGCCGCCACCCGAGGTATTAATAGTTACCTGAGCAAATACACTTTCGCAAAATACAAATACCAGCAAACTTGCCAACGCAAGTTTCATTTTCATAACGAGAATTTCTGAAGAGGGATGAGACCTACTCTGATTCGCCAGAGAGGACGACTGTTACGGGAAGAGAAAAAATCAAGTGCTGTAACAGTTATCAGCCTTGATGTGCCCTCACAATACTCTCTATGACAGCTAATAGATATAGCTTATTTACTAATGGAGCAATAGGGGCTTGAATCTCCCTATCTGCTCAAAAGAAAAAACCACCCGAAGGTGGTTTTGATGTTTCTTGGTGGCCAGTAGCGGAATCGACCAGGGTCCAGGATGCCTGACTCTATTTCCAGCTTTTAGCCTGTTGAGATAGATGCTTCTTAAAGATTGTGGCTATTGGAGATAACTTTTTGCCTTTGGGACTCACAAGGTGCCAGCTTGATTCAATAGGAAATTCTTTACATTTCAATATGGCAACCTCTTCTTGGTCAATCTTATCACCAAGAGAATACTTGGATAGAACTGCGATACCGAGACCACCTATAACTGCCTGTTTAATTGCCTCATTGCTCCCTAGCTCTAACCTAACATCAGGCTTGAACTTTAGTCGCTTAAGGTGAGCATCCGTTGCCATTCTTGTACCAGAGCCCTTTTCTCTAAAAATAAACTTTTCACTCTTAAGCGCACTGATATCAATATTCTTTTTTTTGGCAAAAGCATGATCTTTTGGGGCAACTAATAACAAAGGGTTGGGCATAAACACTTCATCTTCTATATCGAGATGAAGTGGTGGCTGGGACATGATGTAAAGATCATCCAAGTTTTCTTCCAATCTTTTCACTACACCATCACGATTGAGCACCTCTAGAGAAATATCGATTTGAGGATACTTCGCACAAAAAGTTCCCAATATTCTGGGAATGAAATATTTAGCGGTACTTACCACTGCTACTTTTAACTTTCCTCGTGTTAACCCTTTGACGCTATTAACTTGCTGTTCGAAAGAATCCCACTCCCCAGAAATCGCACGAGCCGTCTTAGCCAACTCATGACCCATTTGCGTTAAATGTACTTTCCTGGCTACCACTTCGTAGAGGGGCACTCCAACGGCATCCGTAATTTCTTTTAAGCCCATAGAGGCCGTTGGTTGGGTAACATGAACCATGCGAGCGGCCGCGCTAACGCTTCCAGTCTCAGCAAGAGCGAGAAATAGTCTTAACTGCCTAAAAGTAATATTCATCAGCATTTACCTATATATAAACGTATTAATATCGATTTTACTTTACATATAAATTTCCCTAAGATCGCTTCAAAGGACAATTTATGAATATCTTGCTAGATCCCACCATCCTCTTTTTCATCTTCGGCATCTTTGCGGGCCTAGTGAAATCCAATTTAGAAATTCCACAGCCCATTTCTCGATTTCTTTCGCTATATCTACTGATGGCTCTGGGATTAAAAGGTGGATTTGCTTTAAACAAATCAGGCTTTACTCCTGAGATTGCTATTAGCCTTGGTCTGGCGATCACTTTAGCAATAGCCATTCCGCTATTGGGCTACAACTGTCTTAAATACAAACTAGATAAACTGGATGCCGCCGCGATTGCCGCTACTTACGGATCTATTAGTGCGGTTACTTTTATTACTACTACACAGGTCTTAGATCAAAGCGGTATTAGTTATGGCGGACACATGGCCGCGGCAATGGCCCTCATGGAGTCGCCCGCCATCATCATCGCCATCATTCTTGCCAACAGAATTCGTCAACAACGCTCAGGCAATGCCAGTGGCCACACTTCATTGGGCAAGATACTTCACGAATCATTTACTGATGGTGGGCAACTACTCTTATTAGGAGCCTTAGTAGTAGGGCTCATATCAGGTGATTCGGGCCATAAAGTCATGGCGCCCTTTTCGATTGATTTATTTAAGGGTTTATTAGCATTCTTCTTGCTCGATATGGGATTGCTTGCCGCCAAGAGTTTAGGGGAACTCAAAGGCAAGCCTTCGGTGACTTTAGCTTATGCCTTCATCGCGCCACCTACCCATGCCATGATTGCCTTAAGTCTATGCCATGTATTTCATATCTCTCTGGGAGATACGATCCTTTTGATGATTTTGGCGGCAAGCGCTTCTTATATTGCGGTTCCAGCAGTATTACGCCATGCCATGCCCGAGGTAAGTCCAGCCCTGTATATGGGCATGTCCCTTGGCATCACCTTCCCTTTAAATATTATCTTAGGCATTCCAATCTATAGCGCAGTAGCCAAATATTTTGTTTAAAAACATCCAAATAAAATGCCAATTCATCCAAAACCCTACTCTGGACTTAAGGCGAGTTTGCTAACTCAACATGGCAAAGAGTCGGTCATTTGTCCACAACTCCTTGACTCTAATGGCTTAGAAGTTGTCCATATCTCTGGGTATGACACAGACGAACTAGGTACCTTTACTAGAGATATTCCAAGATATGGCTCCCAACTAGATGCCGCCAGAAAAAAGGCTAGGGTTGGAATGGAATTATCAGGTTCTATGCTTGGCATTGCCAGCGAAGGTGCTTTTGATAATGATCCCTATACGGGCATGCTTCCTTGGAATTACGAGTTAGTAGTTTTAATAGATGACATACGCAAACTTGAAGTTATTGGTTTTTTTGGCGGGCAAGCTCAAAGTACCAGCCGGCAAGTATCAAGTTGGGATGAATTAAATGCGCTTCTTTCAGAGGCACAATTTACTACCCATCAATTAGTCGTTCGACCTGATGATGAATATCACCCAGAGTGTCGTAAAGGAATCAAAGATCTTGAGTCTTTGAAAGAAGCGTTCGATTGGGCAACTAACCTTTCAAAAAAGGGAAATGTATTTGTAGAGAATGATTTAAGAGCACATACCAATCCCACGCGTATGTCTAACATATTGAAGGCTACACAAGATCTCTCAAGAAAGATGAATTCTGTATGCCCAGAGTGTGAGTCGCCTGGCTTCTGGATCACAGAAAGAAAGAAGGGCTTACCATGCTCTTGCTGTGAAGCGCCAACAAATCTGCCAATAGCTAATGTATGGTCATGCGTAAAGTGTGCGTACAAAAAAGAAGAAATGTTGCTGGATCAAATCAAGGCGGATCCATCAAAGTGCAATTACTGTAATCCCTAAATATATTTGTCGTTTAAAACAACATCGACTGACGCAGGGATGAATAATTGGCTTGTCCTTTTAAAGGACATTTGATGATCCTGATATCCCAATCTAGAGCCAGAGTGGTGGCATCCTGATTGACGGATTGACTCTATGGAAAGTGACCGACTACGCTAATAGCAAGGTAGAGGCGCCATTGAGGACTTCTAATAAAAATAGCCCAACAAGTGGGCTATTGAGATTCTTGGTGGCCCGGGGCGGAATCGAACCACCGACACAAGGATTTTCAATCCTCTGCTCTACCGACTGAGCTACCAGGCCAAGACTCGGAATTATAACGAATTGGGCTTGGTTTTGAATAAATTCATTAAGTGCCTATTGATTATGGCCAGTTCCTCTATGTCAGATAGGTCTTTTCAGCCCCATTAGAATGGGTGATGACTACACAAAGCTTTATACCCGGCAAAGACGCATCACTCGAATCGACGATCACCACTATGCAGCAAAAGTTGGCTGAGCGGGGCTTCTTTCTCAATGAATCCTCTCTTCTGAATCCAGTAGAAGGCATTTGGTCTACCCATGTGAAGGACCGAGATTGCCCCATGTTATTTGCCAACGGCAAGGGTGCAACTGAATTAGCTGCTCGAGCCAGTGCGTTTGGTGAGTTTTTTGAAAGACTGGGCACCCATTATTTCTGGACTCACTTTTATCTAGGCAAGAAAAGAAGTGAGGCCGAGTTTGTTCACTATCCTCAAGAACGATGGTTTCCTCACGGCGATGGTTCATGGCCAAGCGAATTACTCAATCCAGAATTACATTCTTTTTATAACCCTGATGGCGTGATTGATAGTTCTGTATTAGTTGATCTCAACTCTGGAAATGTAGAGCGTGGTATTTGTGCTTTGCCCTACACTCGCCTTCGCGATGGTGAAGTCACTTGGATGCCTGTCAATATTATTGGAAATTTGTATGTCAGCAACGGCATGTCTGCTGGCAACACCATGATGGAAGCACGCACACAAGCGCTTTCAGAAATCTATGAGCGGCATATTAAATATCGCATCATTAGTGAGGGGCTTTGTCTACCCGATGTGCCAGAGGCAGTAATTGCGCGCTACCCCAAAATTGCGAGCGGCATTAAAGGCTTGCGTGAAGCTGGGTTTGGTATTTTGGTTAAAGATGCCTCGCTTGGCGGAGAGTATCCCGTGATGAATGTGACCTTATTGCATCCAAAGGATCAGGGTTGTTTTGCTAGCTTTGGCGCCCACCCCCGTTTTGAAATTGCACTGGAGCGAGCTCTAACAGAACTCTTACAAGGTCGCGCCTTGGATGCCCTGGAGAACTTTGCAGAGCCAGGCTTTGATATGGATGAAATTAACTCGGTATCCAATCTGGAAATTCATTTTGTTGATTCGAGTGGTGTTATCAGCTGGAACTTTTTAAGCAATAAACCTGACTTTCCTTTTGTAGATTGGAACTTTAGCTCCACTACGGAAGAGGATTACCACTGGCTTTGTCAGCGCCTCGAAAAAGATGGATGCGATGCGTACGTTGCTGACTTCCCAGAGCAAGGCGCTTATGCTTGCCGTATTCTGGTGCCAGGTATGTCTGAGATTTATCCTGTTGAAGATTTGGAATGGGAAAACAACAGTGTTGGCAATCAGATTCGTCCAGCACTAGTAAGGTTATCTGGTTTAAGTGAAGCGGAAGCCAAAAATCTACTGGCCGACCTGCAAACGCTCAATCTGAATGATGAGCGGCCGCTTTGGGAAATTCTAGGGCTAGCCATCCCGGTGGGTACTACCTGGAAAGAATTGCGGATTGGTGAATTAAAAACCTTACTGGCTCTCGCTGTGGGCGATAAAGAAGCCGTGCTTGAAGGCTGTGACTGGATTCATCACTACAAGCAGATGAATCCTGCGCGCAGACTAGTCTATCGCTGTATTGAAAATTACCTTCAGTTTGATAATCCCGCTGCCTACGAGAACTCACTAGCGCTTTTATATGGAGCAGAAGTATTGCGCCAAGCCAAAGCCTTGATTCATCGAGATGAATGCTTCTTTGGTCTTGAGGATCTTGGCGAGAATATGGAGGCTAGCGCAATGCATCAAAGTCTATTGGCCGCCTACGACAAACTATTTGCTTAGTTAACGAGGGATTGAAGCTTATGCCTCGCCCTTGTTTTTAGAGGTATCGATTCCGAGGGCTTTGAGCTTGCGATAAAGATGGGTTCGCTCAAGACCCGTGTACTCGGAAATTTTGGTCATACTGCCGCCCATCATTTGCATCTGATGCTCAAAGTAAGCTTTCTCAAATAAATCCCTAGCCTCCCTGAGGGGTAGGTCATAGTAATTTTTGGCAATGCCACTGATGTATTCACCATCCGGCTGACTTGAAGGGATAGGCTCTGGCGAATTCACTTTAGGAGCGGGAGCGATGGACTGAGTGACCTTATCCTGCTCTGGCTCAACATATTTTGGTGATGTTTCTAAGGCTTTGTTGACCGTTTTGAGTAACTTTTGAAGCGCAATGGGCTTTTCTAGAAAGTTGAGCGCCCCAATACGGGTTGCCTCTACCGCGGTATCAATCGTGGCATGCCCAGACATCATCACTACTGGCATTGTGAGTTGGCCCGTTTTGGACCATTCTTTTAATAACGTAATACCGTCGGTTTCTGGCATCCAAATGTCCAACAGCACCAAATCGGGACGCATCTGTTCACGAATTTTACGAGCGTGTGCCGCACTCTCAGCAGCATAAATCGTATGACCTTCATCTGTCAGGATTTCATTGAGCAACTCGCGAATACCCATTTCATCATCAACTACCAAAATGCTGGCCATGATTACGCCGCCTCTTTTGCTAGGTTCATAAACAAAATGGATACTTTTGCACCAATCACTTCTTCTCCCTGCATGCGATTCCGGATTTCTATTTTGGCAAAATGATCTTCAATAATTTTCTTTACCACAGCCAATCCTAATCCCGTACCTTTACTCTTGGTTGTTACATAGGGCTCGAATGCCCTTGCCAATATCTTAGCTGGAAATCCAGAACCAGAATCGCTTATTGTCAGTCTCACTGCATTTTGCATTATGCCGTTAGCCTCTCCATAAGGAACCAACTCAGTTTTAACTTGAACGGGTTCATTTTGATGACTGCCTTCTAAAGTTGCATCCTGCGCATTCTGTAATAGATTATGAATAACCTGTCTGAGCTGAGTAGGATCACCCATAATATCTGGACAGTGTGGATCTAGTATGACGCGCAATGGGCTGCCCTCATAAAGACCCAGAATCTCTTGGGTGAGCGCATTAATGGATACCGCCTTTAATTGTGGTGCAGGTGTCTTCGCAAAATCCCTAAAATCATTCACCATCTCTTTCATGGCGCGCACTTGGCCAATGATGGTGTCAGTACTGCGGTTCAGCATTTCTTCTTGCTCGGGAGTTAAGCTACCGGCCAACTTATGTTGCAGGCGCTCTGCAGAGAGCTGAATTGGAGTGAGTGGATTCTTAATTTCGTGGGCTAAACGTCTGGCCACCTCACTCCAAGCAATCGAGCGCTGAGCACTGACAACATCGGTGATGTCATCAAATACCACCATCTTTAAATCGGGTGCCAGCTCGGTTCCCCTAACAAAAAGGGTCACGCCCAGCTCATTTTCATATTCATTGGTTGCGTGGAGCTGAATTTGCTTTTGCCATACAGGGGCCACCTCTTCTAGATTGACTGAAGCTGCATCGCCTCCAGCAGCAATACTGAGCTTCATAGTAGCAAAGCCCTCTTTAATGGCTTGCTCAAATTCCTCCAATACCGGGATTTCACTCAAGGCTCTGCCATCTAACTTCGTTAAATCTTGGCGAAAAATGCGATCTGCGCCCGCATTGCTCGAGACAACATTGAAATGCTTGTCAAAAATACAGACCCCAGCTGTTAAATTTCCGAGCACAGTTTCTAAAAAGGCCTTGGATTCTTGCAAAGACTTACGGGTATCAGCAAGCTGTCGTGTCATCACATTAAATTGCCTTGTCAACATTCCCAGTTCGTCGCCCGTATCTAACTCAGGCTTTGGAGAAAGATCTCCCTGTGCAACAGCTTGCGTTCCTCGCAAGAGCATCAACAAGGGGCGAGCCAATTGCCGACCTAGCAACAGGGCCAAGACCACCGCCACGAATAATGCAAAAAAGAGTGTGAGCGTCAGCGTGCCCACAAACATTTTCTTCAGACCAGAGCGGCCTAATGATTTTTCTTGGTAATCGGTATAAGCCGCCTGGACTGCAATAGTATTTTTACTGATGGCCTCAGGTACCGTCTTAATGAGCTGGAGATACCAAAATTCTTTTTGATACTGCAGATTAAGTCCGAAGCCGTGGCTGTTGCCGGTGCGCTCTTTGACCAAAGGAACGATCGCCCGCAAACGGTAAGCCTGTGATCCATCAGAGTTATTGGGCTCATCTATATAAGCGCTACCATTAACTTTAGAGGCTTGCGACATCGTCTCTGGACTAGGCGCCGCAGCATGCGCCTCGAGAGCGCCGGAGGCTGCTGTCGCAACAATCATTTGACGGCCATTGAAGATCGTAATTTCTTGAATACCAAATTGGTCCCGCATTCGGGATAAGAGCAGGGTAAGCTCTGCAGGGCTCGCATTATTGGGCAAGCGCTGAATTTGATCCGCAACAATACGGCCCTCATCTTGCAATTCATTGAGCGAGCTACTCAGGGTTGCACGACCCAGTTCCAGACCGGCCTCAAGGGCGGACTCGGTTTGTACATCAAACCAAGTTTCAATACTGCGCGATACGAACTGCAAAGATACGCCGTACAAAATCAAACCTGGCACTACACCCACTAAACCAAAAATCATGGCCAACTTAGCAATCAGTCTTGTACCAAACCGGCCCTTGTGCCAACGTACTGCAATCACGACCACCAAAACCACTATCACCAAAGTTAAGCTTGCCCCAATAATGATGTTGGCAGCGTAAAGCCAAATAAAGTAGTTATCGAAAAACTGTGTATTGGATGATGCAAGCGAAAGCATGATTAATAAAATCAATGCAAATGTGCCAATCAGCCCTGCTGCAATTGGAAGAATGCGCCCTTTCCAAATTTCTTTTTGGGAAAACCTGGGAACGAATGAATTCAGTGTCGTCTTCATCGCTGAATCAGATTTTGTCCCGATGGATTGAACGGAAAGTGAAGCCACTCGCTGCTCACATTCCAGTCGCGATTATTGAGGGCGTTGACTTGGAAGGGCTTCGGTAGCTTGCTTAAATCCAACGCCATTTTTAAGTCGGCTGTATATGACTTACTCGGATCAATCTGCGCGTTGTCAAACACACGCCAGCCACCAATGCTGCCGATCACTTGCAACGCCTCTACAATAGTGGGCGCAGAAAAGGTAAATCCCTCAGAGGAAATTCGATACTGCTTGGTGAGGGGCTGATAAGAGAGTCGGGCTTGCTTTTGGGCCAAAATCGATTTTTCATCAAACCAGTACCAGCGCGAACGGGTTAAATCAAATTCGGTTTGAAAATATAAAACCACCCCTTTTTGAACTGCGTCTTCCAGGCCTGGGGATAGTTCAATTTGAAAAGTGGCATTGAGTAGCCAGTCGTTATCGGCCCGCTCCAACTCGACTGATTTGATTTTGATTCCCTCAGCATAGGCAACGCTCGCACACAAACCTAGCGCCAATAATATGCAGAGAAGCAATTGTTTAATGCTTTGACTCATGACCCATTTTTCTTAAACAAGGCATAGTAAAAACCATCATTTGTAGCGGACGGCAGAATCTGCCCCGGAGCGCTCAATCGTAACGCATTGGGGTATTCCGCTGCAAACCATTTAGCCTGATCTTCGCCCTCTTCAGGAAAAATAGAGCAGGTGATATACAAAAGCACGCCATCGGGCTTAAGCATCTTCCAGGCCTGAGCTAGGATGCCTTGCTGTTTTTGCTGCAACTGAGCAATGTCCGAGGCGCGTCGTAAAAACGGGATGTCTGGATGGCGGGCCACAATGCCGGAGGCTGAGCAAGGGGCATCAAGCAAGATTTTGTCAAAAGACCTGCCGTCCCACCAAGAGGGTTGAGAGGCATCGCCCCGCAAAATCTGCACCCTCTCGGAATGCAGGCGTAGACGATCTAAATTTCCGCCAATTCTGGTAAGGCGCTCTTTATCGATTTCGAGGGCCACTACATCTGCATCGGCCAACTCTAATAAGTGAGCAGTTTTACCGCCAGGGGCTGCACACGCATCCAAGATCAAATCGCCTGCTTGAGGATTTAACAATATCGCGGCCAATTGAGCGCCAGCATCCTGAACCGAAACGGCGCCACTGTAAAACTCAGGCAAGTCTGAGACAGGCACAGCCTCTTCTAAGATCAACGCTGACGGTAGCGGGATGCCTGCCAGCGTATCAATCGTTTTTGAAGCAATGCCTACCTGGGACAACATCGCTTGATACTGATCGCGCGTATGTTGGCGCTCATTTACTCGCAGTATTAATGGGGCACGTTGTGCTTGCTGAAAACCAATCGCTTGCCACTCTTTGGGATAAGACTTCTTGAGATTTGCGCGCCACCATGCTGGGTAATACATAGAGATTGGATCAGGCGCATAACCCTTGTCGACAACAGCCTGAAGTTTTTGGCTTACCTTACGCAAGACTGCATTGACCATTCCCTTGGCATAAAGCGTTTTGTCGTACTGTCCGCAAGCTTCTACGGCCTGATCCACTATTGTGTGCGCGGCATAGGCCTTCTGCTCGCCATGAAGAAATAGTGCAATCGCTACGCTCAAGAGATGGGCTGTCTCGGGAGGAGGCGTCTTGGGTACAAATTCTTTAATCAGCTCTTGTGAACTAGTCCATTTGCGCAAAGCATCGAAAGTGAGGCTTTGCACGATGGGCCGCTCTTGTGCACTGAGTTGCTCAAGCACCTCCCCCAAAGACCTGCCGTGCATGACTTCGCCAAGCGCTTGGGCTGCGATCGTGATTGCCTCTGACAAAGGCAAATTGTGACTTACTGGGCGCTCAGTCAAACTGGCTCGCTTCTTTCTGCTCTAACTGCGCGTGAAGGGAAAGTTTAGCGTTCATTTTTTTTCCACCAGGGCGTTGAACCTCGGTCAACTCAACAACTCCGTCTCCACATTGAACATAAACACCCGTTTTAGATGCGCCCATTATTTGGCCAGGGGTCGCTGACTGTCTTTGGATTCTTTCTTCTGGCAAAGCAGAATTCAGAATCTTGATAGGCTCACCACCTAGGCTTGCGCTCGCGCCAGGAAAGGGGTTGAAAGCACGAATGCGTCGATCAATTTCAATCGCACCAAGTCGCCAATT
This genomic window contains:
- a CDS encoding SRPBCC family protein, translated to MKWIFSLTLALLLSQGYAQENANPYDVQVNVSPIEGRFQIQASYVVPIDICNAFSFITAYEGAKNIPGILESKVISRAGNKVRVYRVIEENVLFFPIEMKSTVEYTETPNRLLTFEQISGDTKFYKGSWRLTSDKVNTSFKYEAIVEPDSFIPSAVIEYFMKNSIRGRFELMAQRASQHKAVEKLACK
- a CDS encoding LysR family transcriptional regulator, which codes for MNITFRQLRLFLALAETGSVSAAARMVHVTQPTASMGLKEITDAVGVPLYEVVARKVHLTQMGHELAKTARAISGEWDSFEQQVNSVKGLTRGKLKVAVVSTAKYFIPRILGTFCAKYPQIDISLEVLNRDGVVKRLEENLDDLYIMSQPPLHLDIEDEVFMPNPLLLVAPKDHAFAKKKNIDISALKSEKFIFREKGSGTRMATDAHLKRLKFKPDVRLELGSNEAIKQAVIGGLGIAVLSKYSLGDKIDQEEVAILKCKEFPIESSWHLVSPKGKKLSPIATIFKKHLSQQAKSWK
- a CDS encoding sodium-dependent bicarbonate transport family permease, whose translation is MNILLDPTILFFIFGIFAGLVKSNLEIPQPISRFLSLYLLMALGLKGGFALNKSGFTPEIAISLGLAITLAIAIPLLGYNCLKYKLDKLDAAAIAATYGSISAVTFITTTQVLDQSGISYGGHMAAAMALMESPAIIIAIILANRIRQQRSGNASGHTSLGKILHESFTDGGQLLLLGALVVGLISGDSGHKVMAPFSIDLFKGLLAFFLLDMGLLAAKSLGELKGKPSVTLAYAFIAPPTHAMIALSLCHVFHISLGDTILLMILAASASYIAVPAVLRHAMPEVSPALYMGMSLGITFPLNIILGIPIYSAVAKYFV
- a CDS encoding DUF6671 family protein, which produces MPIHPKPYSGLKASLLTQHGKESVICPQLLDSNGLEVVHISGYDTDELGTFTRDIPRYGSQLDAARKKARVGMELSGSMLGIASEGAFDNDPYTGMLPWNYELVVLIDDIRKLEVIGFFGGQAQSTSRQVSSWDELNALLSEAQFTTHQLVVRPDDEYHPECRKGIKDLESLKEAFDWATNLSKKGNVFVENDLRAHTNPTRMSNILKATQDLSRKMNSVCPECESPGFWITERKKGLPCSCCEAPTNLPIANVWSCVKCAYKKEEMLLDQIKADPSKCNYCNP
- the ycaO gene encoding 30S ribosomal protein S12 methylthiotransferase accessory factor YcaO, coding for MTTQSFIPGKDASLESTITTMQQKLAERGFFLNESSLLNPVEGIWSTHVKDRDCPMLFANGKGATELAARASAFGEFFERLGTHYFWTHFYLGKKRSEAEFVHYPQERWFPHGDGSWPSELLNPELHSFYNPDGVIDSSVLVDLNSGNVERGICALPYTRLRDGEVTWMPVNIIGNLYVSNGMSAGNTMMEARTQALSEIYERHIKYRIISEGLCLPDVPEAVIARYPKIASGIKGLREAGFGILVKDASLGGEYPVMNVTLLHPKDQGCFASFGAHPRFEIALERALTELLQGRALDALENFAEPGFDMDEINSVSNLEIHFVDSSGVISWNFLSNKPDFPFVDWNFSSTTEEDYHWLCQRLEKDGCDAYVADFPEQGAYACRILVPGMSEIYPVEDLEWENNSVGNQIRPALVRLSGLSEAEAKNLLADLQTLNLNDERPLWEILGLAIPVGTTWKELRIGELKTLLALAVGDKEAVLEGCDWIHHYKQMNPARRLVYRCIENYLQFDNPAAYENSLALLYGAEVLRQAKALIHRDECFFGLEDLGENMEASAMHQSLLAAYDKLFA
- a CDS encoding response regulator, with the translated sequence MASILVVDDEMGIRELLNEILTDEGHTIYAAESAAHARKIREQMRPDLVLLDIWMPETDGITLLKEWSKTGQLTMPVVMMSGHATIDTAVEATRIGALNFLEKPIALQKLLKTVNKALETSPKYVEPEQDKVTQSIAPAPKVNSPEPIPSSQPDGEYISGIAKNYYDLPLREARDLFEKAYFEHQMQMMGGSMTKISEYTGLERTHLYRKLKALGIDTSKNKGEA
- a CDS encoding ATP-binding protein, yielding MLSLASSNTQFFDNYFIWLYAANIIIGASLTLVIVVLVVVIAVRWHKGRFGTRLIAKLAMIFGLVGVVPGLILYGVSLQFVSRSIETWFDVQTESALEAGLELGRATLSSSLNELQDEGRIVADQIQRLPNNASPAELTLLLSRMRDQFGIQEITIFNGRQMIVATAASGALEAHAAAPSPETMSQASKVNGSAYIDEPNNSDGSQAYRLRAIVPLVKERTGNSHGFGLNLQYQKEFWYLQLIKTVPEAISKNTIAVQAAYTDYQEKSLGRSGLKKMFVGTLTLTLFFALFVAVVLALLLGRQLARPLLMLLRGTQAVAQGDLSPKPELDTGDELGMLTRQFNVMTRQLADTRKSLQESKAFLETVLGNLTAGVCIFDKHFNVVSSNAGADRIFRQDLTKLDGRALSEIPVLEEFEQAIKEGFATMKLSIAAGGDAASVNLEEVAPVWQKQIQLHATNEYENELGVTLFVRGTELAPDLKMVVFDDITDVVSAQRSIAWSEVARRLAHEIKNPLTPIQLSAERLQHKLAGSLTPEQEEMLNRSTDTIIGQVRAMKEMVNDFRDFAKTPAPQLKAVSINALTQEILGLYEGSPLRVILDPHCPDIMGDPTQLRQVIHNLLQNAQDATLEGSHQNEPVQVKTELVPYGEANGIMQNAVRLTISDSGSGFPAKILARAFEPYVTTKSKGTGLGLAVVKKIIEDHFAKIEIRNRMQGEEVIGAKVSILFMNLAKEAA
- a CDS encoding DUF4390 domain-containing protein, which produces MSQSIKQLLLCILLALGLCASVAYAEGIKIKSVELERADNDWLLNATFQIELSPGLEDAVQKGVVLYFQTEFDLTRSRWYWFDEKSILAQKQARLSYQPLTKQYRISSEGFTFSAPTIVEALQVIGSIGGWRVFDNAQIDPSKSYTADLKMALDLSKLPKPFQVNALNNRDWNVSSEWLHFPFNPSGQNLIQR